A window of Longispora fulva contains these coding sequences:
- a CDS encoding ABC transporter ATP-binding protein, which yields MAFLEVNDLHVTFPTDDGLVHSVGGLTFALDRGKTLGIVGESGSGKSVTSMAIMGLLKTGHPTITGEIWLDGLELVGATRDRVRRLRGKKMAMIFQDPLSAMHPFYTVGRQIVEAYQVHNAVSKAVARKHAIDMLGRVGIPRPDKRVDDYPHQFSGGMRQRAMIAMALSCDPDLLIADEPTTALDVTVQAQILDLIRDLQRDFGAAVIVITHDLGVVAELADDILVMYAGRAVEHASSEDLFDRAEHPYTWGLLGSVPRLDVEPTARLAQIAGTPPSMINLPTGCAFHPRCRYAVANDGLSETETPELEDVGGGHRVACHLPPGVRRGIFTDEIRPRLEGQ from the coding sequence ATGGCGTTTCTCGAGGTCAACGACCTACACGTGACGTTCCCGACCGACGACGGGCTGGTGCACTCCGTCGGCGGGCTGACCTTCGCCCTCGATCGCGGCAAGACCCTGGGCATCGTGGGGGAGTCCGGCTCCGGCAAGAGCGTGACGAGCATGGCCATCATGGGCCTGCTGAAGACCGGGCACCCCACGATCACCGGCGAGATCTGGCTCGACGGCCTGGAGCTGGTGGGCGCCACCCGCGACCGGGTCCGCCGGTTGCGCGGCAAGAAGATGGCCATGATCTTCCAGGACCCGCTGTCGGCGATGCACCCGTTCTACACCGTGGGCCGGCAGATCGTGGAGGCGTACCAGGTGCACAACGCGGTCTCCAAGGCCGTCGCCCGCAAGCACGCGATCGACATGCTCGGCCGGGTCGGCATCCCGCGCCCGGACAAGCGGGTCGACGACTACCCGCACCAGTTCTCCGGCGGCATGCGCCAGCGGGCCATGATCGCGATGGCGCTGAGTTGCGACCCCGACCTGCTGATCGCCGACGAGCCCACCACCGCCCTCGACGTCACGGTGCAGGCCCAGATCCTCGACCTGATCCGCGACCTGCAACGCGACTTCGGGGCGGCGGTCATCGTCATCACCCACGACCTGGGCGTCGTCGCGGAACTGGCCGACGACATCCTCGTCATGTACGCCGGCCGGGCCGTCGAGCACGCCTCCTCCGAGGACCTGTTCGACCGGGCCGAGCACCCCTACACCTGGGGCCTGCTCGGTTCGGTGCCCCGCCTCGACGTCGAGCCCACGGCGCGGCTGGCCCAGATCGCCGGCACCCCGCCCAGCATGATCAACCTGCCGACCGGGTGCGCGTTCCACCCCCGGTGCCGGTACGCCGTCGCCAACGACGGGCTGAGCGAGACCGAGACCCCCGAGCTGGAGGACGTCGGCGGCGGCCACCGGGTCGCCTGCCATCTGCCGCCCGGCGTCCGGCGCGGCATCTTCACCGACGAGATCCGGCCCAGGCTGGAGGGGCAATGA